The Leptospira mtsangambouensis genomic sequence CTTTGACAAACCGTTCGTTCCCTCGTTTCAAAAAATCCAAAATTTCATCAGGAGTTAATTTCTGTTGTGCTTCTTTGTCTAAAATATTGACAAACTGAACTTGATCACTCAGTTCATAAGAATCTTTTAATCCAATTAGATTTAGTTGGATTTTTTTCTCTACAGAAACCACCGTTTTAAACTCTTCTAAAACTTCTAAAATATCATGGTCAATAAAATTGCAGTTTGATGCATCTACTATCAATTTGGAATTTTCAGGCAAGGCCCAAAGAGTGTCTTTAATGGATGCTCTGTTTAAAAAAGATACTTGGTTTGGAAGTTCTATCCTTATGGTTTCACCAATATTTAGAGTTTCCGTTTCCACAGAAAATGGATTTTTGTAATTGTTTTTGAGAATGAATATAAAACTGATGGAAAGCCCAATTAATACACCTGTTAGAAGATCAGTAAAGATGATTGCTATAATCGTTGCTATAAAAGGGAGAAATTGGTAAATTCCTTTATTGTAAATGGATTTGTATAAACTTAAGTTTGTTAGTTTAAAGCCAGTAACAATTAAAATTATAGCTAATGAAGAAAGTGGAATTAGGTTTAAAAAAGATCCAAAAAAAACTACACTAACGGACAAAAGAATTCCGTGGAATATTGTTGATAGTTTTGATTCTGCTCCCGCATAAATATTTACAGAACTTCTAACAATCACAGAAGTAATCGGTAGACCCCCAATCAAACCAGAGAGCGAGTTTCCTATACCTTGTGCCACAAGTTCTCTGTTTGGTGATGCCAACCTTTTGTGAGGGTCAATCCTTTCGACAGCATCTAAATTAAGTAAAGTTTCGAGAGTTGCAAAGGCAGCAATTGTAAAGGCAAAATACCAAACCTTACTATCCAAGATGGCAGAAAAATTGGGAAAGAAAAAAACAGATTCCCAGTTCTTGATATTGGGTATCGAGACTAAATGTTTTTCAGAAAGATAAAGTCCAGGAAAGTAAATTTGAAAAATACCGTTTAGAAACACTCCCAAAAGAATGACAAGGACTGGTGAAGGCAAAAACTTTAAAGGTTTCCATTTTGCCTTATCATAGGTAAAGATAAGTGCCAGAGAAGAAACGGCAATGAAAACAGCTCCCCAGGAAAAAAAATTGATGATATTAAAAAGTTCAGAGAATGTGTTTTCTCCATCTTTTTGAAAAAAGATAAAATCCTCTTCTGGGTCTACGTCGAATCCCACGGCATGTGGAATTTGTTTTAAGATAAGGATGATTCCAATGGATGCGAGTAATCCTTGGATCACATTCGAAGGAATGTAATTTGCAATGAATCCACCTCTTAAAAAACCAATCGTGATTTGAATAAATCCAGCAAGAAAAACGGCAAGAAGAAAAGTATGATAATCACCAAGACCGGCAATTGCAGCCAACACCAAAGTCACAAGCCCAGCTGCTGGTCCACTGACACTTGTACTCGAATGACTGAGAATCCCAACGATCACTCCACCGATGACCCCCGAAATCACTCCGGAAAGTAATGGGGCTCCACTTGCTAAGGCAACACCCAAACAAAGTGGGAGTGCAACTAAGAATACAACTAAGCCTGAAGGGAGATCATTTTTGATTTTTGAAAACATAATGGTCTGGGAATATTAAAATTTTATGAATTGGGTGTCAACACCAATGGATTTGATTCTTTTCTATTTTTAAATTCTCGATGAATTTTTTTTGAAATAAAATGACTAAATCTTATAACCAAACAGTCACGTCATCTAAGTCTTCTTCGCTGATCACATGGCGAATTTGATCCTCTGTCGTAAATGAAATAGATTGAATTTGGATCGAAGACCATAGGTTTGTATAAACATAAGGACCTACATGGCATTTAAGAATTACATTGGGTTGGATTTTTTTTTCGATCGAACAAATCAACTCTGGAGTTTTTTTGTCTTCTGGAATTAAAATTTGTTTTTGTAGGTCGAGAGCAAAGAATAAAATCTGAAATTTTGATATATTAATGTTTGTTAGGTTTTCTGTTTTGACAAACAACTGTAATTCTTTTGTACTAATTTTGTGGCGTGGACGAATGGTCACAAGGATCGGCAATCCTACTTCACGTAAATAAGCCTTTCGATTTTCAGGAAAATTCCCACTGGGTTTGGAACATTGAATGGAAAGGAAGAAAAAACAATATAAAATGGCCGTCTTGGACAAGGAATGAAGAATCTGATTGTTCCCTTTTTGTTCTCTTCGCAAGATTTTGCTACAATCACTGGCCTCTGGCCCCAACTCAACCCCTTTTCAAGTTTGGGATTTCTCTGATCCTTATTGAGAAACAAACTCAAATCGCCAAGATTTATTCAGTGAAGATTTATGAATTTACGGGAAGTGGAATCAGTCTGAAACTGGACGTAATAGAAAAATTTACACCTACACTCTACAGGAGCTCTTCAATGACGTTGAGTCTAGACTTCTTTCGATCCTCAATTGGAAAGAAGATCATAATGGCCATTACCGGATTTATCTGGTTTGGGTTCGTGATCCTTCATATGGTCGGAAACCTTCAAGTTTTCCAAGGACCAGAAAAATTAAACACCTACGCAAAGTTTCTCAAAGATTTAGGACCGCTACTATGGGTAGCAAGGATTGGACTGATTGTTGCCTTTTTTGGGCACGTATGCACCGCCATTCTTCTTAAAATTGAAAACTCAAAAGCAAGGCCTGTGTCTTATGCAAAAGGTTCTACCATCCAAGCTTCTGTTGCTTCTCGCACAATGGCTTATAGTGGACTCCTTTTACTCACATTCCTTGTTTACCACTTGGC encodes the following:
- a CDS encoding SulP family inorganic anion transporter → MFSKIKNDLPSGLVVFLVALPLCLGVALASGAPLLSGVISGVIGGVIVGILSHSSTSVSGPAAGLVTLVLAAIAGLGDYHTFLLAVFLAGFIQITIGFLRGGFIANYIPSNVIQGLLASIGIILILKQIPHAVGFDVDPEEDFIFFQKDGENTFSELFNIINFFSWGAVFIAVSSLALIFTYDKAKWKPLKFLPSPVLVILLGVFLNGIFQIYFPGLYLSEKHLVSIPNIKNWESVFFFPNFSAILDSKVWYFAFTIAAFATLETLLNLDAVERIDPHKRLASPNRELVAQGIGNSLSGLIGGLPITSVIVRSSVNIYAGAESKLSTIFHGILLSVSVVFFGSFLNLIPLSSLAIILIVTGFKLTNLSLYKSIYNKGIYQFLPFIATIIAIIFTDLLTGVLIGLSISFIFILKNNYKNPFSVETETLNIGETIRIELPNQVSFLNRASIKDTLWALPENSKLIVDASNCNFIDHDILEVLEEFKTVVSVEKKIQLNLIGLKDSYELSDQVQFVNILDKEAQQKLTPDEILDFLKRGNERFVKGKWSEKYFKHQVNATAFGQNPIAVVLSCIDSRTSPEIIFDAGLGDIISIRIAGNIVNEEILGSLELSCDKIGTKLIVVLGHSNCGAVSSALYALREGNIASITNKIQKAIDESEKIIHPIQKENEHIFNHVVKANVKNSIQEILTKSPFLLGKVNSKEIKIVSGFYDTSSGEVQFFESIEPVGKGKNLI
- a CDS encoding succinate dehydrogenase cytochrome b subunit, encoding MTLSLDFFRSSIGKKIIMAITGFIWFGFVILHMVGNLQVFQGPEKLNTYAKFLKDLGPLLWVARIGLIVAFFGHVCTAILLKIENSKARPVSYAKGSTIQASVASRTMAYSGLLLLTFLVYHLAHFTLGITNPEHYTYEYILKNGDVVHDVYAMVILGFQDPIISGTYIIFMVFLALHFSHALGSMLQTLGILAPKHNPAIQKASTGLGLIIFLGNCSMPISILLGYVR